CCATGGACAGGCCCAGCGCTCCGGCCAGCGCGGCGACCGTGAAGAAGGCGGGTGTCGGGGCGCGGCCGGTCTCGATCTTGCGCAGGGTCTCGGGCGAGATGCCGGCGACGGCCGCGATCTCGACCATGCTGCGTGCGCCGCGCGCCTCGCGGAGCAGCAGACCGAGCCGCTCGCCGCGCTCGCGCTCCTCCGGGGTCAAGGGATTCCGTACCATGCCCGTCATTGTAATACCGCCATCAACCGGTATTACAATGACGGGCATGGTG
Above is a window of Streptomyces sp. NBC_01498 DNA encoding:
- a CDS encoding helix-turn-helix domain-containing protein is translated as MVRNPLTPEERERGERLGLLLREARGARSMVEIAAVAGISPETLRKIETGRAPTPAFFTVAALAGALGLSMDTIAVTCSPLPA